A region from the Benincasa hispida cultivar B227 chromosome 8, ASM972705v1, whole genome shotgun sequence genome encodes:
- the LOC120082641 gene encoding myb-related protein 306-like, with protein sequence MMGRPPCCDKIGVKKGPWTPEEDIILVSYIQEHGPGNWRSVPTNTGLLRCSKSCRLRWTNYLRPGIKRGNFTDHEEKMIIHLQALLGNRWAAIASYLPQRTDNDIKNYWNTHLKKKLRKMQSSGGCESGVGQSQSNTLSKGQWERRLQTDIHTAKRALCEALSLDKKPNLEDYNNNLMIFQAQPAPPQPPPPPPTTTTTYASSAENIARLLESWMKKSPTKSSEITTTTTTQVCISEGSQISATNNYNNNSPDHQHPNSNNLDGFFNNNYSSNSSANQEEAVPLTFLEKWLFDDAALASVHDNDDHDLISVSLEEAQSEGLF encoded by the exons ATGATGGGAAGGCCACCTTGTTGTGACAAAATTGGTGTAAAGAAAGGGCCCTGGACTCCCGAAGAAGATATCATCTTAGTTTCTTACATTCAAGAACATGGCCCTGGCAATTGGAGATCCGTTCCAACTAACACtg GTTTGCTAAGATGTAGCAAGAGTTGTAGATTGAGATGGACTAATTACCTCCGTCCAGGTATCAAGCGTGGCAATTTCACTGATCATGAAGAGAAAATGATAATCCACCTCCAAGCTCTCCTAGGCAATAG ATGGGCAGCTATAGCATCGTACCTTCCGCAGAGAACGGATAACGATATAAAGAACTATTGGAACACTCACTTGAAAAAGAAGTTGAGAAAGATGCAATCTTCTGGAGGATGTGAGAGTGGTGTTGGGCAATCACAAAGTAATACACTTTCAAAAGGCCAGTGGGAACGAAGGCTTCAAACAGATATTCACACAGCTAAAAGAGCTCTTTGTGAAGCCCTTTCCCTTGATAAAAAGCCTAATCTTGAAGATTATAACAATAATCTCATGATCTTCCAAGCACAACCAGCTCCACCacaaccaccaccaccaccaccaactACTACTACTACTTATGCATCAAGTGCTGAAAATATTGCAAGATTGCTTGAGAGTTGGATGAAGAAATCACCAACAAAATCATCAGAAattacaacaacaacaacaacacaaGTTTGTATAAGTGAAGGATCACAAATTAGTGCAACCAATAATTACAACAATAACTCACCAGATCATCAACACCCCAACAGCAATAATTTGGATGGCTTCTTCAATAATAATTATTCTTCAAATTCATCAGCAAATCAAGAAGAAGCTGTTCCTCTTACTTTTCTAGAGAAGTGGTTGTTTGATGATGCAGCTTTGGCTAGTGTTCATGATAATGATGATCATGACTTAATTAGTGTTTCATTAGAAGAAGCTCAAAGTGAAGGtctgttttaa